AAACTATAAAATCCATAAAAAGCTAAATACCATAGAGTGTTAATTTGTTAAAAAAACATATATCAGAAAGAAAATAGTATTTCTCAATAAAAAAATAGGAAATTCTTTTCTTTCTTATTTAATCAAGAATTTTAGTGTTGACAAAAATCTTTTTTACATATTAGGAAATTCAGAAAGAAAATACTTTTACCATTGTAATTAAACTGTAGAAAAAGGAGATATTTTCAATGCCAGAAACTACTTATGATATAGCTATTATAGGAGGAGGCCCCGGAGGATATGTTTCTGCAATCAGGGGCGCTCAGCTTGGCAAAAAGGTGGTGCTTATAGAAGGTGACGAAGTGGGAGGAACATGTCTACTAAGAGGATGCATCCCTACTAAAACACTAATCAAAGCAGGTGAATTAGCATCGATAGGGAAAAAAGCCGCACTATATGGAATTGATTTTTCCCCTCCAGAAATCAATTTGGAGAAGCTGAGGACGCGCAAAAACACTGTAATAAAAACGCTGACAGGTGGAGTCAAAGCGCTTCTAAAAGGCAATGGTATTGAACTAATCAAAGGTGTCGGCAGTTTTAGAGATGCGTCAACAATAGAAGTAATCACACCTGAAGGGAATAAACAAATAAAGGCAGAAAAAATAATAATTGCATCAGGTTCGATACCTACAAAATTGAATATTCCGGGAATAGATTTAGATTGCGTTATAGATAGCGATACAGCACTTGAACTGGAATCCATTCCAGAGAAGCTGGTAATAGTTGGCGGAGGAGTAATTGGCGTTGAGATGGCATATATTTATAGATGTTTAGGAAGCGATGTTGAAATAGTGGAATTATTACCACGCATAATTGCAAATGAAGATTCCGATGTATCCCAAGCGCTTGCCGCATCATTGACTCGCTTAGGCATCAAAATTCATACAGGTGTAAAAGTTATATCCATTGAAAAGAG
Above is a genomic segment from Candidatus Schekmanbacteria bacterium containing:
- the lpdA gene encoding dihydrolipoyl dehydrogenase; protein product: MPETTYDIAIIGGGPGGYVSAIRGAQLGKKVVLIEGDEVGGTCLLRGCIPTKTLIKAGELASIGKKAALYGIDFSPPEINLEKLRTRKNTVIKTLTGGVKALLKGNGIELIKGVGSFRDASTIEVITPEGNKQIKAEKIIIASGSIPTKLNIPGIDLDCVIDSDTALELESIPEKLVIVGGGVIGVEMAYIYRCLGSDVEIVELLPRIIANEDSDVSQALAASLTRLGIKIHTGVKVISIEKSGEKAITKFEDNEGSANSLESNLVLIGVGRTPNTSKLKLENVGIETSGAAIKVNEKMETSTAGIYAIGDAVGGFMLAHVAMEEGIVAVENAAGKDISMRYDHIPRCIYTLPEVACAGICEDEAQKQGIEIKVGKFPFSASGKAATMVERDGFVKIISSAADDRIIGVSIVGAEATELIAVGVIAIKEGLKSSDIGGAIHAHPTLSEAIKEAALAINGKAIHMPPRQVKRN